In Brassica napus cultivar Da-Ae chromosome A3, Da-Ae, whole genome shotgun sequence, the sequence TTGGAAAAAATGAAACTTAAGTTGAGCATACTTCACCATTTTTCTGATGCAAAGAACGTGTAAGGAGATAAATCGGTCAACTTCATATCTTACGTCAGCCTTCATATCTAACATTTCTAAACATACATAAACAAAGCaacaacatatttaaaatattatgatgcagatgttattaatattttttttttgtcagcatatTGCAGATTTAGACAAGAAAATGAATACTTGaacagttttaaaatatttatctcaCTCGCTGTGATTTACGGAAGCAGGCCCGTCCCTCTACTAAGGCACATGAAGCATTAGTTTTAGGCCACAtaatataaagtaaattatAGGCCACAATTTATGAAGTTGTTTGTAGATGAAATGGTTAAACAAGTGAATTATAACTTCTATATATGGGGTTCGAATATTACTACTAccattgtttttaataattttagataaAACTTACATTAGAAAACCATATTTTCTGATAAGCTTTAGGCCACGTAAAAGTTTGGGACGGCACTGTACGGAAGCCAGAAGAATAAATCAAGAGCTATATATATGGAGTTTTCGTTTCGTTTTCATGATATTgcattttacatatattattcTAATAGAAAATCTTAGAAGAGGattctttttgttgtttttgatgcatTCATATACTAACAGACATCGTTGTAAACGATAACTATTGTTATAAAAAGAGTCAGTAGTTGAATATTCACGAAGGTTGTGTGTCGCACTAGTTTGCAAAAGTTTGAAGGACAACTGattatatgattgtttaatAAAGTCGAGAAgattaattgaaaaaaactgTCTCGGATTAGGGTTCGTGCTTGTTGTAAGTAGTTCCGCGTGCTTACCTATAATGCATCTGAATCTTCagattattaatatatagttttttaagATTCAATCTTCATTATATAATGTTAAAGCTAGCTGGTTATCTTGGATAAGATATATATAACACTAAGATTCATTAGCGGAATAAGATCTAAATCTAATCGATATATTATTGTAGGAGGAGATCGTGGTGAGTTTGAGATCAGGTCAAACAACGAAACTTGGCAAGAATcacacccaaaaaaaattaatttgtaaaattaaTTAGTTCCATAAGTTAGGTTTAATTTTATCAAACGGCTCAAAGTGCTTCTGAAAGAACCCTATGTTACTATTGGTTAGCTATACATTTGAGAGCTTCTTTTACAGCTTGGATTTTCCAGTTTTTTACTCCATATAAGTTTTGTGATAAATACAAAAAAGATCCCAGCATATATCGATTTTCAGTGTATTAAAGTATTCTTTTgttaatctaatatattaaaacagaagtcatgacttcctttcatgtgtgatttttttagtttggaccattcttagaaaatatcatattttatatcttaagtttattattatatcttttaatacctttatctttttatttgaaatacaaatgaatatatttaaaatctctaacaaaatctttttaaaatcttcttagaatcttttttaatttactttcaaaaatgagttagttttaatttaaattatcataaaatataattagaaataaaattgaatatagttttggtttatatacgaaaatttaaataaaataaaattaattaatttcaaaaatacatttactaataacttttaaatattttgttagaaataaatatttatttctattttatttttctcaaatttgttttctaataaaataaaaatcatgattttttgatgagtgatatttttatttggaccatcatttaaattttatattaaatgtatatcactaatgctaatatatataatatttttactactttaatcataatatctttttatatcttttaattttaaaaaaaaattaaaattctaacaaatctcttgaaaaagattataataagatcttaattgtcataaattgaatatacatattttcaactaattttgtaattagtaatgaaatgttattaaaagaataaaattatatcatattttatcaattttataataatatctatcattttaaaataaaattttatattgaacaaaatatgataaaattatattaaattgataagttaacatattttattttcataaatataaaatatttatgctaaaaatatattatgttggtAGAAtgggttaatattagtaaactatataatacatgtataaaaatttaatatatctcaaactttttaatatacagtaatttattatataaaattaataaacattaaaaaattacaaaaaaaatctagcgatttgagttacggatcatgattataataaattaaatacaaatttttttcatatatattgttttatgcattaaaatatttagtttagcaatcaaatgtaaatttaataggacaaatatataataagcaacatatatatgtgatgattttaatttacagcatgaaactataaaattattatatttggcataattatacaaatatttaaatatgtgagtaacattaaaaatatataataattatgtaaaacaaatgctgtcaaaaaaaatgtaaaacaaatatatatataaatgtgaaaatatatacccgcacggttgtgcgggtggaaATCTAGTTAGGATTTTATTTTGCGTTGTAGTACGTTTTTCTTGTAACTTTTCCTGTATATTGTAGTAATTAATTTTCTAATTAATACACTGAAAACCGGAATTGAAGTATTGAACATTTCATTATTaagcatatatatatgagaataCACAAAACACACCAATATCCTAGCGACATACATTATCCAGATCATCAAATCACAACATTAACAACATTatcctatatatatactagaagCCAACATCCAACATGTAACTATAATTATATTCTACTAATTAAAGCCCTAACCTAAGATCTAATGAACACCCTGTTGTGTCCGAAGTAGAAATATCCTGTATTGTTGCAGGAACATTCAGATCGAACGCACCACCGACCATCGTCTCCTCTTCTTTCTCCCAGTGACATCTCATGTGACCTCCTAACGCCTGGCCACTGGAGAATACtctaaaacatatattacaCTTATGATTCCCCATAAACGTAACGATCTTACCCTGGTGATCTTGATCACTAGGAGTAGTCAGTGGAGTAGTAGTAACCGTCATAGGATCATCAGCCACGTTCGTGATAGCGAAGCATCCTTTAACGTTCTTGTGACTAGCTCTATGTCCTCCTAAAGCCTGATGTGATCCAAACACTTTCTTGCAACCTCCACACTCGAACCGCTCACCACTACTTGATGATGACGGTGTGGAATTAGCCAGCATTAAGAGATAAGAAGCGACTTCATGATCTTCCTCGGTCATAAGGGAGACCCAATTTGGTGATCTCTGGTTCTGGTTTGAAAATGAAGCCGGGGTGGGGCCACGGTGGTTAGGAGGAGGGTTGATGCCACGCCATTGACGCTCAGGGTGACATCTCATGTGACCAAAGAGAGCTTTCCATGACCAAAACGTTTTGCCACATTCGGTACATGGACGTGTGATTTTGGGGGCATTAGGGTCTGGCTTTCTAGggtattttggttttggttttggtgaagAACTAGAGGGTAATGCAACCGTTTTGGTGCGTTTCTTTCTAGGGCTCTGATCGTAACTTGGAGATAAAGCAAGTTGGAGATTCGGAGTACGGTAGAAAGGGATGATTGCGTTGGAAGTAGGGTTAAGTGGAGTGTGAAAATTGGGATCAGAATCGGAATTATTGGTGGTCATTGTGATCACATAGAGAAAGTggtgaagaaaagagaaaaaggatGAAAGTTGGAGAAAGGGTTGCTTAAGTAGAAGGAGACGGTTACGTGGGGAGGAAGTTATGGAGGGACAGGGAGACAGTTTACTTCAGTTGAGGAACAGAGCGGTTTACTTTGTAGTTTGAAACCACGTTGTcgagttttttgtttgttgggcCAACTTTATGGGCCTTCTAATCCGAATTCTCCATCGGTATAATTACGAATTAAAACTTGGTTTGATTTGCTGGTTtagttcgtttttttttgtcatcggtttagtttggtttatatTTACATTCTTA encodes:
- the LOC111214736 gene encoding zinc finger protein ZAT3-like, which codes for MTTNNSDSDPNFHTPLNPTSNAIIPFYRTPNLQLALSPSYDQSPRKKRTKTVALPSSSSPKPKPKYPRKPDPNAPKITRPCTECGKTFWSWKALFGHMRCHPERQWRGINPPPNHRGPTPASFSNQNQRSPNWVSLMTEEDHEVASYLLMLANSTPSSSSSGERFECGGCKKVFGSHQALGGHRASHKNVKGCFAITNVADDPMTVTTTPLTTPSDQDHQGKIVTFMGNHKCNICFRVFSSGQALGGHMRCHWEKEEETMVGGAFDLNVPATIQDISTSDTTGCSLDLRLGL